From Calothrix sp. PCC 6303, a single genomic window includes:
- a CDS encoding creatininase family protein yields the protein MHSFIPPERYFPYLSWTDIQDLPNKENIVIIQPVGAIEQHGPHLPLIVDAAIGVGVLGKALTKLDSNIPAFALPMLYYGKSNEHIHFPGTITLSTETLSSILMEVGDSIYRAGFRKFVLMNSHGGQPQVMQMVARDLHVLYADLLVFPLFTWRVPHITKELLTPKEAQQGMHAGDAETSIMLSLLPQQVKMEKAIAEYPPEHAEATLISLEGKLPVSWTTKDISKSGIIGDATTATKEKGDRILESVSDGWVQAIKDIYTFRLNN from the coding sequence ATGCACAGTTTTATTCCCCCAGAACGGTACTTTCCCTATCTGAGTTGGACAGATATCCAGGATTTACCAAATAAAGAGAATATTGTAATTATTCAACCAGTGGGGGCAATTGAGCAACATGGTCCCCATTTACCATTAATTGTTGATGCAGCAATTGGTGTAGGAGTACTGGGGAAAGCATTGACAAAACTCGATAGCAATATCCCGGCTTTTGCATTACCAATGCTTTACTATGGTAAGTCAAATGAGCATATCCACTTCCCTGGTACCATCACTTTAAGCACAGAAACACTCTCATCAATTTTAATGGAAGTTGGCGATAGTATTTACCGTGCTGGTTTCCGAAAATTCGTATTAATGAATTCTCACGGAGGACAACCGCAAGTAATGCAAATGGTAGCGCGAGATTTACACGTTCTATATGCTGACTTGCTAGTATTTCCGCTGTTTACTTGGCGCGTTCCCCATATCACCAAAGAGTTGCTCACACCCAAGGAAGCACAACAAGGAATGCACGCCGGAGACGCTGAAACCAGTATTATGCTGTCGTTGCTGCCTCAACAGGTCAAAATGGAAAAAGCTATTGCCGAGTATCCTCCGGAACATGCAGAAGCCACCTTGATTAGTTTGGAAGGAAAATTGCCTGTATCTTGGACTACAAAAGATATTAGTAAAAGTGGAATAATTGGAGATGCAACAACTGCTACAAAGGAGAAAGGCGATCGCATCCTAGAGTCAGTTTCTGATGGTTGGGTGCAAGCAATTAAAGATATTTATACCTTTCGATTGAATAATTAA
- a CDS encoding ROK family protein: protein MEEHYQVRTLSIDIGGSGIKVMILDSQGNPLGERLRLETPQPATPEAVINTIAKLIAEAGEFERVSVGFPGVVRRGVVETAANLNPSWIGFNLAAELSKILRKPVRVINDADMQGLGAITGKGVELVITLGTGFGSALFLDGKLVPNLEMGHHRFRKNQTYEEQLGRDALNRVGSKKWNRRIEKAIASLNKLFNYDYLYIGGGEATKVKIQLPANTKIIPNISGLIGGIALWRD, encoded by the coding sequence ATGGAAGAACATTATCAAGTGCGAACACTATCAATTGATATTGGTGGTAGTGGGATAAAAGTGATGATTCTCGATAGTCAAGGAAATCCTTTAGGTGAGAGACTGCGCTTAGAAACCCCTCAACCTGCAACACCGGAAGCTGTAATTAATACCATTGCCAAATTAATTGCGGAGGCAGGAGAATTTGAACGGGTATCGGTGGGTTTTCCTGGGGTGGTGCGTCGTGGAGTTGTAGAAACTGCGGCAAATCTCAATCCTAGCTGGATTGGTTTTAATTTAGCTGCTGAGTTAAGTAAGATTTTGCGGAAGCCTGTACGGGTAATTAATGATGCTGATATGCAGGGTTTAGGTGCGATTACTGGTAAGGGTGTGGAGTTGGTGATTACCTTGGGCACTGGATTTGGTTCGGCTTTATTTTTGGATGGGAAGCTGGTACCAAATTTGGAAATGGGACATCATCGGTTTCGCAAAAACCAAACTTACGAAGAACAGTTAGGACGTGACGCTCTAAATCGGGTAGGATCTAAGAAATGGAACCGTCGGATTGAGAAAGCGATCGCGTCTTTAAATAAACTATTTAATTACGACTACCTTTACATTGGTGGTGGTGAAGCTACAAAGGTAAAAATTCAACTTCCAGCAAATACAAAAATTATCCCCAATATTAGCGGTTTAATTGGTGGGATTGCTCTCTGGCGAGATTAG
- a CDS encoding CheR family methyltransferase: MDDELGEIEIDLLLEGIFRLYGCDFRSYARSHLRRRIGYLVTYLELNTISELQNKVLHDHKYWKQFLANFSIHVTSMFRDPSFYLAFRNQVIPILKTYPYIRIWHAGCSTGEEVYSMAILLEEEGVYHRCRLYATDLNETLLAQAQARLLPLNLMQDYTINYHKAGGKKSFSEYYTVIGDNVVISDLLKKNIVFGQHNLAIDASFNEFNVVVCRNVLIYFNTSLQGRVHNLFYESLAKFGILILGKQETIRFTPHEQNYKALNATEKIYRKIC, translated from the coding sequence ATGGACGATGAATTGGGAGAGATCGAAATAGATTTGTTGTTAGAGGGAATTTTTAGATTATATGGTTGTGATTTCCGAAGTTATGCTCGTTCTCATCTCAGACGTAGAATTGGATATTTGGTAACCTATTTAGAGCTAAATACTATATCAGAGTTACAAAATAAAGTTTTACATGATCATAAATATTGGAAGCAATTTTTAGCTAACTTCTCGATTCATGTAACATCAATGTTTCGAGATCCTAGCTTTTATTTGGCTTTCCGGAATCAGGTGATTCCCATTTTAAAAACTTACCCCTATATTCGGATTTGGCACGCTGGATGCTCGACTGGAGAAGAGGTTTATTCAATGGCTATTTTATTAGAAGAAGAGGGAGTATATCACCGTTGCAGATTATATGCGACAGATTTAAATGAAACGCTGTTAGCTCAAGCTCAAGCAAGGTTACTTCCTTTGAATTTGATGCAAGATTACACAATAAACTATCACAAGGCTGGGGGAAAAAAATCTTTCTCTGAATATTATACTGTGATAGGTGATAATGTTGTCATTTCTGATTTGTTAAAAAAGAATATTGTTTTTGGACAGCACAATTTAGCTATAGATGCATCATTTAATGAATTTAATGTCGTAGTTTGTAGAAATGTCTTAATTTACTTTAATACTTCTCTCCAAGGGAGAGTACATAACCTGTTTTACGAGAGTCTAGCTAAATTTGGAATTTTGATCTTGGGAAAGCAAGAAACTATTAGATTTACACCCCATGAGCAGAATTATAAAGCTTTGAACGCAACCGAAAAGATTTACCGTAAGATTTGTTAG
- a CDS encoding response regulator, translating to MLGNFRIGTKIGISFAVALSVLTGLGIVAYQATYNLIENSKLQAHTYQVIIQIQKLVSQINDAEVSQRGYLITNEKRTLEAYENSLPLINKSIEDLKKITEDNKNQQRRSEALEPIINKRLDVIKNRISILETEGFESVKRSIQTDEGRALTDKIRQILGEMELEENQLLKSRTQKTEVATRRALNTIIFGIPSAFLLLILIGIYLNRDISDPLSEIYAATKKLAAGDLSVKMSVDGRRDEIGKLKQIFNLMINNLRETTQRNQEQNWLKSNQARFTQILQGERQLETVARIILKELVTVVSAQLGVFYAVSVVDGEKVLKLMGSYAYQKRKNLGNQFAFGEGLVGQCALEKQKIILTDVPDDYIQINSGLGAAKPVNIVVSPVLFENEVIAVLELASFQSFGEMELLFLDEVTETMGIVLNAIASDKRTQELLQESQALTQQLQLRQQELQNANQLLGDQTNTLQQSGELLRQQQQELQQSNEELQQLNEELEEKAQLLVLQKKEVEGKNSALEVAKISLEEQALQLQRSSQYKSEFLANMSHELRTPLNSLLILAKLLSDNNQDNLTPKQVEYSQTIYSAGTELLELINDILDLAKIESGTLSLELQSFNLNQIEDNLERIFTQVAQNKNVDFSISLDPNLPPFINTDVKRLQQILINLLGNAFKFTENGEVSLIVNLATQGWNPQQGKLNSADKVISFAIKDTGVGIPVEKQKIIFEAFQQADGSTSRKYGGTGLGLSISREIARLFGGEITLESQLGVGSTFTFYLPLLPQSLEVSNQELVTTNQDLMSRNQDSIINIIRPSIQDDRNNFQSQKLSLLIIEDDINFAKILIDTARQYGFQCIHAQNGSDGLKFAQQFQASAIFLDIGLSGIDGWTVLDRLKHDSKTRHIPVNVMTVSEEKQRSLEFGAYGYLQKPISMAQISDNLVKIKSFIERPVKKLLVVEDDPTQRQSIIELIGGNDVVITAVETGQQALIEITNEAFDCMVLDLGLSDIEDLQLIEQIKEKENGEALPIIIYTGREISKTQETQLKRMAETIIIKDVRSPERLLDETALFLHRVQAHLPVPKQNIIKQVQANDSTLTDKKILIIDDDMRNIFALTSVLERYQMQVLYAENGREGIEVLTNNPDVNIVLMDVMMPEMDGYETTRQLRQKQQFQTLPIIALTAKAMPGDREKCLEAGASDYITKPVDIEQLISLLRVWLYQR from the coding sequence ATGTTGGGTAATTTTAGGATTGGGACGAAAATAGGTATTAGTTTTGCTGTAGCTTTGTCGGTACTCACGGGTTTAGGAATTGTTGCCTATCAAGCTACATATAATTTAATTGAAAATTCTAAATTACAAGCCCACACCTATCAAGTCATAATACAGATACAAAAATTAGTTTCTCAAATCAATGATGCTGAGGTATCTCAACGGGGTTATTTGATTACAAATGAAAAAAGGACTCTAGAAGCTTATGAAAATTCACTACCACTGATTAATAAGAGTATTGAAGACCTCAAAAAAATAACTGAAGATAATAAAAATCAACAGCGAAGATCTGAGGCTTTAGAACCAATTATTAATAAAAGATTAGATGTAATTAAAAATAGAATTTCAATTTTAGAGACTGAAGGGTTTGAATCAGTTAAAAGATCAATACAAACAGATGAAGGTAGAGCCTTAACAGATAAAATTCGCCAGATACTGGGAGAAATGGAGTTAGAAGAAAATCAATTATTAAAAAGCCGAACGCAAAAAACAGAAGTTGCTACTAGACGAGCGCTTAATACAATTATATTTGGAATTCCTTCAGCCTTTCTATTATTAATTTTAATTGGTATTTATCTAAATCGAGATATTTCTGATCCGCTGTCTGAGATTTATGCAGCTACTAAAAAGTTGGCAGCAGGAGATTTATCTGTAAAAATGTCAGTAGATGGTCGTCGTGATGAGATTGGCAAATTAAAGCAGATTTTTAATCTTATGATTAACAATCTGAGGGAAACAACGCAAAGAAATCAGGAACAGAATTGGCTAAAGTCAAATCAAGCAAGATTTACTCAAATTTTACAAGGTGAGCGTCAGTTAGAGACTGTTGCTAGGATAATTCTAAAGGAACTTGTCACTGTTGTCAGCGCTCAATTAGGTGTTTTCTACGCAGTTAGTGTGGTGGATGGGGAAAAAGTCCTAAAATTGATGGGTAGCTATGCGTATCAGAAGCGAAAAAACTTAGGAAATCAGTTTGCATTTGGTGAGGGTTTAGTTGGACAATGTGCCTTGGAGAAGCAAAAAATTATCCTGACTGATGTTCCAGATGATTATATTCAGATAAATTCGGGTTTGGGTGCTGCTAAACCTGTAAATATAGTTGTTTCACCAGTATTATTTGAGAATGAAGTAATAGCAGTACTGGAATTAGCTTCATTTCAGAGTTTTGGGGAAATGGAACTGTTGTTTTTAGACGAAGTAACGGAAACAATGGGTATAGTACTAAATGCGATCGCGTCTGACAAGCGTACCCAGGAATTACTTCAAGAGTCCCAAGCTTTAACCCAACAGCTACAACTTCGACAACAAGAACTCCAAAATGCTAACCAGCTTTTAGGAGATCAAACTAATACCCTTCAACAATCGGGAGAACTTTTAAGACAGCAGCAACAAGAATTACAGCAATCAAATGAAGAATTGCAGCAATTGAATGAAGAATTGGAGGAGAAAGCACAACTTTTAGTTTTACAGAAAAAAGAGGTTGAAGGTAAAAATAGTGCATTAGAAGTAGCAAAGATATCTTTAGAAGAGCAAGCACTTCAATTACAACGTTCGTCTCAATACAAGTCAGAATTTTTAGCGAATATGTCCCACGAATTACGGACACCGTTAAATAGTCTATTGATTTTGGCTAAGTTATTAAGTGATAATAACCAGGATAATTTAACTCCTAAACAAGTTGAATATAGTCAAACCATATATAGTGCAGGAACTGAACTCTTAGAACTGATCAATGATATTTTGGATCTAGCAAAAATTGAATCTGGAACATTGTCATTAGAGTTGCAATCTTTTAATTTGAATCAAATTGAAGATAACTTAGAGCGGATTTTTACCCAAGTTGCTCAAAATAAAAATGTAGATTTTTCAATCAGTTTAGATCCTAATTTGCCACCATTCATCAATACCGATGTTAAAAGGTTACAACAGATATTAATTAATTTGCTAGGAAATGCTTTTAAATTTACCGAAAATGGAGAAGTAAGTTTAATTGTGAATCTAGCTACTCAAGGATGGAATCCTCAACAAGGAAAATTAAATAGTGCAGATAAGGTTATTTCTTTTGCGATTAAAGATACAGGTGTTGGTATCCCTGTAGAAAAACAAAAAATAATTTTTGAAGCTTTTCAGCAAGCTGATGGTAGTACCAGCCGTAAATATGGTGGTACTGGTTTAGGTTTATCAATCAGTCGTGAAATCGCTCGATTATTTGGGGGAGAAATAACTTTAGAAAGTCAGTTAGGAGTGGGAAGTACTTTCACTTTCTATTTGCCATTACTTCCTCAGAGTTTAGAAGTCTCAAATCAAGAATTAGTTACAACTAATCAAGATTTAATGTCTCGAAATCAAGATTCAATTATTAATATTATTAGACCATCTATTCAAGATGACCGCAATAATTTCCAATCTCAGAAGTTAAGTTTATTAATCATTGAAGATGATATTAATTTTGCGAAGATTCTCATTGACACAGCTAGACAGTATGGTTTTCAATGTATTCATGCCCAAAATGGTAGTGATGGTTTAAAATTTGCCCAGCAATTTCAAGCAAGTGCTATTTTCCTAGATATTGGATTATCAGGGATAGATGGTTGGACTGTACTTGATAGATTAAAACATGATTCCAAAACTCGTCACATACCTGTAAATGTGATGACTGTTAGCGAAGAAAAACAACGTAGTTTAGAGTTTGGTGCTTATGGATATTTGCAAAAACCCATTTCCATGGCACAAATTAGTGATAATTTAGTTAAGATTAAAAGCTTTATTGAACGTCCAGTTAAAAAACTATTAGTTGTGGAAGATGATCCAACTCAAAGACAAAGTATCATCGAATTAATTGGTGGTAATGATGTGGTAATTACAGCAGTTGAAACTGGACAGCAAGCGCTGATTGAAATTACTAATGAAGCTTTTGATTGCATGGTACTGGATTTAGGGCTAAGTGATATAGAGGACTTGCAATTAATTGAGCAAATTAAGGAGAAGGAAAACGGTGAAGCATTGCCCATAATTATTTATACAGGCAGAGAGATTTCTAAAACACAAGAAACTCAACTAAAACGCATGGCTGAAACAATAATTATTAAAGATGTACGTTCTCCCGAAAGATTACTAGATGAAACGGCTTTATTTTTGCATCGTGTACAAGCACATTTACCAGTACCCAAACAAAACATCATTAAACAAGTACAAGCGAATGATTCTACTTTGACTGACAAGAAAATCTTGATTATTGATGATGATATGCGTAATATTTTTGCTCTAACAAGTGTTTTAGAACGCTATCAAATGCAAGTATTATATGCAGAAAATGGTCGAGAAGGAATAGAAGTTTTGACTAATAACCCAGACGTGAATATTGTTTTAATGGATGTGATGATGCCAGAAATGGATGGTTATGAAACTACACGTCAATTAAGACAGAAGCAGCAATTTCAAACTTTACCCATTATTGCCCTGACTGCAAAAGCAATGCCAGGTGATAGAGAAAAATGTTTAGAAGCTGGTGCATCAGATTACATTACTAAACCTGTTGATATTGAACAATTAATTTCGCTATTGCGTGTTTGGTTATATCAAAGGTAA
- a CDS encoding N-acetylmuramoyl-L-alanine amidase — protein sequence MRYGIDIGHNCPPDTGARGIKFEDNLTLDVGNRVISKLRALGHEVIECKPSRASTVKDSLTARCARANSSKVETYVSIHFNAFNRQANGTEIFAVGEKGRKIAKNVLDEFVRLGFFNRGVKNGSHLFVLRNTEMTAILVECCFIDSQKDMKLYNPENSANAIVKGLTGKLPEQAVKPIPDEEDNVDTSILRLQRALNRLKITSKSGKVLIENNINDAETKTAAEKLQTILGLQATGIVGATTWNAINQILAKRIIRPNHAGGPVMRYLQYRVNVPIDGVYGPQTEEAVKKFQRQNGLLADGIVGAFSWQKLIG from the coding sequence ATGAGATATGGAATCGATATTGGACATAATTGTCCTCCAGATACAGGTGCAAGGGGGATAAAATTTGAAGATAATTTGACTTTAGATGTGGGTAATCGTGTTATTTCTAAATTAAGAGCATTAGGACATGAAGTTATCGAATGCAAACCAAGTAGAGCAAGTACAGTTAAAGACTCATTAACTGCTAGATGTGCGAGAGCTAATTCTAGTAAAGTTGAAACATATGTCTCCATTCACTTTAATGCATTTAATCGGCAAGCTAATGGAACTGAAATCTTTGCAGTTGGGGAGAAAGGAAGAAAAATTGCTAAAAATGTATTAGATGAATTTGTGAGACTAGGTTTTTTTAACCGTGGGGTCAAAAATGGTTCTCACTTGTTTGTGCTGCGGAACACTGAAATGACTGCAATTTTAGTAGAATGTTGCTTTATCGATTCGCAGAAGGATATGAAACTCTATAATCCAGAGAATTCAGCAAATGCAATTGTTAAGGGTTTAACCGGGAAATTACCTGAGCAAGCAGTAAAACCAATCCCTGATGAAGAAGATAATGTTGACACTTCTATTCTGCGTTTACAAAGGGCATTAAATAGACTCAAAATTACCAGTAAGAGTGGTAAAGTGCTAATTGAAAATAATATTAACGATGCAGAAACCAAGACAGCCGCAGAAAAATTACAAACTATCTTAGGATTGCAAGCTACAGGAATTGTTGGTGCGACAACCTGGAATGCAATTAACCAAATTTTAGCCAAAAGAATTATTCGACCAAATCATGCTGGAGGTCCAGTTATGCGATATTTACAATATCGTGTCAATGTACCAATTGATGGTGTTTATGGTCCCCAAACAGAGGAAGCAGTTAAAAAGTTTCAGCGGCAAAATGGTTTATTAGCTGATGGAATCGTTGGTGCATTTAGTTGGCAAAAGTTGATTGGCTAA